From one uncultured Paludibacter sp. genomic stretch:
- a CDS encoding conserved hypothetical protein (Evidence 4 : Unknown function but conserved in other organisms), which produces MIDENIQNISEAYSKLLERQKFKPEELDYSILERHKPILQKLADIGNSIVSVFDAYKKEHAFYSYNAGSVLGYTPQEIEENGEYFMEFKTHPDDTVVLKQNGLFFLNLFLSFSVDEKMNCKLINEYRILNSSNKYVRVIEQHQALELDNYGNLWLALSILDISPNQNLDEGIKYHALNYKTGKFIPFSQTKETIEPELTPREIEILKLVKKGFLSKEISNKLSISVHTVNTHRQRFLEKLGVDNSMEAVVLASKLGLI; this is translated from the coding sequence ATGATTGACGAAAATATACAAAATATAAGTGAAGCATATTCAAAACTTCTTGAAAGGCAGAAATTTAAACCGGAAGAATTGGATTATTCTATCTTAGAACGACATAAACCAATTTTACAAAAACTTGCTGATATTGGAAACTCAATAGTAAGCGTGTTTGATGCCTATAAAAAAGAACACGCTTTTTATTCGTATAATGCAGGTTCTGTATTAGGTTATACTCCGCAAGAAATAGAGGAAAATGGAGAATACTTTATGGAGTTTAAAACTCATCCTGATGATACTGTTGTTTTGAAACAAAACGGATTATTTTTTTTAAATCTATTTTTGAGTTTTTCTGTAGATGAAAAGATGAATTGTAAACTTATTAATGAATATAGGATATTAAACTCTTCAAATAAATATGTACGCGTAATAGAACAACATCAGGCATTAGAACTGGATAATTATGGAAATCTTTGGTTAGCATTAAGCATATTAGATATCTCTCCCAATCAAAATTTAGATGAAGGTATAAAGTATCATGCACTCAATTACAAAACAGGAAAATTTATACCTTTTTCTCAAACTAAAGAAACAATAGAACCAGAATTGACTCCTCGTGAAATTGAGATTTTAAAGTTGGTGAAAAAAGGATTTTTAAGCAAAGAAATATCCAATAAACTTTCTATAAGCGTACATACCGTAAATACTCACAGACAACGTTTTTTAGAAAAACTTGGTGTAGATAATTCAATGGAAGCAGTTGTATTGGCTTCCAAACTCGGTTTGATTTAG
- a CDS encoding Transcriptional regulator, Crp/Fnr family, whose product MTRKQLSNLPLIEDVFTFWDVLTPDERNFISTHYSVHQYNKNETIQCEGDDPTHLMVLASGKVKVYKSGLANRTQIVRMLKPGENFGYRAIIANEKNNTTVTAFENSIVYTIKADIFLSILRHNNAFCYRFLEELASDLADSDSRTVNLTQKHIRGRLAESLLFLKDNYGLEADGATLSIYLSREDLANHSNMTTSNAIRTLANFVSENLISIDGRKIKILDEERLRKISKLG is encoded by the coding sequence ATGACAAGGAAGCAACTTTCAAATTTACCCTTAATTGAAGATGTTTTTACATTTTGGGATGTACTTACACCGGATGAAAGAAATTTTATTTCCACTCATTACTCTGTACATCAGTATAATAAAAATGAAACGATACAATGTGAAGGAGACGATCCTACTCATTTAATGGTATTGGCGAGCGGAAAAGTAAAGGTATATAAATCCGGCTTAGCAAACCGCACTCAAATTGTAAGAATGCTTAAACCGGGTGAAAATTTTGGATACCGCGCTATTATTGCCAATGAAAAAAACAATACCACTGTAACTGCCTTTGAGAATTCTATCGTTTATACAATTAAGGCAGATATTTTTCTTTCCATTCTTCGTCATAATAACGCTTTCTGTTATCGTTTCTTGGAAGAATTGGCTTCGGATTTGGCAGATTCCGATTCGCGAACTGTCAATTTGACGCAAAAACACATCCGGGGACGTTTGGCAGAATCTTTGTTGTTTCTTAAAGACAATTACGGACTTGAAGCAGATGGAGCTACCTTAAGCATATATCTTTCTCGAGAAGATTTGGCAAATCATTCTAATATGACCACTTCCAACGCTATTCGCACTCTGGCAAATTTTGTTTCCGAAAATTTGATTTCAATTGACGGACGCAAAATTAAAATCCTTGACGAAGAACGGCTGAGAAAAATAAGTAAATTGGGATAG
- a CDS encoding conserved exported hypothetical protein (Evidence 4 : Unknown function but conserved in other organisms) has protein sequence MIRTIFSSFLLIIFSIQISAQQPTQTIRGTVTDNASSVAIPYASIRIQNTGIGSISDSVGNFTLNNVKVGRYNIEVTTVGYEPVVLKEIQVTSGKEVFLNIQMKEQVTSLSEITVKPNVNKEQPINTMATVSAKMLSVEEAQRYAGGFDDLARLVSAFAGVSSNVGNNAIVVRGNNPQSLQWKMEGIEISNPNHFADMSVFGGGGLTALSAQLLANSDFMSGAMPAEYGNALSGVFDIYMRNGNNQKYEHTFQIGLIGIDAASEGPFKKGGKSSYLFNYRYSTLALITPIMPDNAQGTKYQDLSFKLNFPTKKAGVFSLWGIGLSDFSDVEAINNINEWKYDDDRENMTAKQYMGATGLSHKIFLNNRQYLKSTLATTVNGIKTYEEKLDSSFVSFPQKEMNNKYYNVVLSSYINTKFSAKHTNRIGFVYTQMFYDLLLKKANQNGASLQPIVDSNGNSALISAYTSSIINPTNRIVINAGINTEFFTLNNHYSIEPRVGIKYQLASKQSLSFAYGLHSRLERLNYYFIKNNQNELINNDLNFTKAHHFVIGYDLSTSEFTHLKIETYYQHLYSVPVIPDSSFSMINQLNDWYFNDKLENSGKGRNYGVDITFEKYLSQGYYYMATASLFNSQYVGGDNVWRSTKYNRNFAFNFLIGKEWQIGKRKQNVLGLNARANYQGGDHYSPINTALSIQKQYPIFDETQTYSKQISPAFSSHFTATYKINKKKLAHEFSLKIINLNQYADFLGFKYDYQNKTIVEDREVLFFPNLSYKIEF, from the coding sequence ATGATACGTACAATTTTTTCTTCTTTTCTTCTTATTATTTTTTCAATACAAATTTCAGCTCAACAACCTACCCAAACCATTCGTGGTACAGTTACAGACAATGCTTCCAGTGTTGCAATTCCTTATGCCAGCATAAGAATTCAAAATACAGGAATTGGAAGTATTTCAGACAGTGTTGGTAATTTTACGTTGAATAATGTTAAAGTTGGCAGATATAATATTGAAGTAACTACAGTGGGTTATGAACCTGTAGTATTGAAAGAAATTCAAGTAACTTCAGGAAAAGAGGTTTTTCTAAATATTCAAATGAAAGAACAAGTAACATCGCTTTCTGAAATTACTGTTAAACCTAACGTAAATAAAGAGCAACCCATAAATACAATGGCAACTGTCAGTGCAAAAATGCTTAGTGTGGAAGAAGCCCAACGTTATGCCGGAGGATTTGATGATCTTGCAAGATTGGTTTCGGCATTTGCAGGGGTTTCAAGCAATGTGGGAAACAATGCTATTGTTGTTAGAGGGAATAATCCACAATCGCTGCAATGGAAAATGGAAGGAATTGAAATTTCCAATCCAAATCACTTTGCCGATATGAGTGTATTTGGAGGCGGCGGTTTAACTGCTTTAAGCGCACAATTATTGGCAAATTCTGATTTTATGTCGGGAGCAATGCCAGCTGAATATGGAAATGCACTTTCGGGTGTATTTGATATTTATATGCGAAATGGGAACAATCAAAAATATGAACACACATTCCAAATAGGACTTATAGGTATTGATGCAGCTTCTGAAGGACCATTCAAAAAAGGTGGAAAATCTTCTTATCTTTTTAATTACCGTTATTCAACGTTGGCTTTAATAACTCCAATAATGCCTGATAATGCTCAAGGCACAAAATATCAGGATTTATCTTTTAAACTAAATTTTCCTACTAAAAAAGCCGGAGTATTTTCGCTTTGGGGAATTGGTTTATCTGATTTTTCAGATGTGGAAGCCATAAATAATATAAATGAATGGAAATACGATGATGACCGTGAAAATATGACTGCAAAACAATATATGGGAGCAACAGGCCTTAGTCATAAAATATTTTTGAATAACCGACAATATTTAAAATCTACGTTGGCTACAACTGTGAATGGTATTAAAACTTATGAAGAAAAATTGGATAGCAGTTTTGTTAGTTTTCCCCAAAAGGAAATGAATAACAAATACTATAATGTTGTTTTATCTTCTTATATCAATACAAAATTTAGCGCTAAACATACAAATAGAATAGGTTTTGTATATACACAAATGTTTTACGATTTGTTATTGAAAAAAGCAAATCAAAACGGAGCATCATTACAGCCAATAGTAGATAGTAACGGAAACAGCGCTTTGATATCAGCATATACAAGTTCTATAATTAATCCAACAAACAGAATTGTTATTAATGCCGGAATAAATACAGAATTTTTCACATTGAATAATCATTATTCTATCGAACCCAGAGTGGGTATAAAATATCAATTGGCATCAAAACAATCATTGAGTTTTGCCTATGGTTTACATAGTCGTTTGGAACGATTGAATTATTACTTTATCAAAAATAATCAAAACGAACTTATCAATAATGATTTAAACTTTACCAAAGCGCATCATTTTGTAATTGGATATGATTTAAGTACTTCGGAATTTACACATCTGAAAATTGAAACCTATTACCAGCATTTATATAGTGTTCCGGTAATTCCGGATAGCTCATTTTCTATGATTAACCAACTAAACGATTGGTATTTTAATGATAAACTTGAAAATTCCGGGAAAGGAAGAAATTATGGTGTGGATATTACTTTCGAAAAATACTTGTCGCAAGGTTATTATTATATGGCAACCGCTTCGTTATTTAATTCGCAGTATGTTGGTGGAGATAATGTGTGGCGCAGTACAAAATACAATCGTAATTTTGCTTTTAATTTTCTTATTGGGAAAGAATGGCAAATAGGAAAAAGAAAACAAAATGTTTTAGGTCTTAATGCCAGAGCAAATTATCAGGGTGGCGATCATTATTCACCAATAAATACTGCCCTTTCTATTCAAAAGCAATACCCGATTTTTGACGAAACGCAAACTTATAGCAAACAAATTTCTCCCGCTTTTTCCAGCCATTTCACTGCGACTTATAAAATAAATAAAAAGAAATTAGCTCACGAATTTTCGCTTAAAATTATAAACCTCAATCAGTATGCTGATTTTTTGGGATTCAAATATGACTATCAGAATAAAACTATAGTCGAAGACAGAGAAGTGCTATTTTTTCCAAATTTGAGTTATAAAATTGAATTTTAA
- a CDS encoding Tetratricopeptide TPR_1 repeat-containing protein, translating into MTSNEVQNIYKQILIVLSKGKLKFAFEKTRELNAELKSPSINDRLNEMEENYTFMLKYFLEGVKDTERKSLLNKLITQLFSITSQLRDELLTRDSSNFEFSQKRYFPFMPQWTNQEIMEGLKRKEKLAQFESSEGDFSQQEANIEIKFEQITNYLFNYFWLTSNYETGNKIEIFRFIINDNYTDFVAKSLVISGLTLNLWRTFDEQKLELLIDACQSSEINTKQRALVGLCFVLAKYNRFLPYFPAIRNRLVLLTDDTSTASNLQNIIIQIIATTETEEISRKLQEEIFPELMKLRPMMNENLDAENLMNLDEWAEQNPEWEEMMEKSGVADKMKEFADMQMEGADVYMSTFSMLKSFPFFNFLSNWFIPFDSENNAVKPLFNDNEKSLITAFLSSNIMCDSDRYSFCLSVLQMPEMQRNMMKQSFNEAAEQMDEMNKDEALHSPHIQANNISKHYIQGLFRFFKLFPQRNDFADMFSISLILHKSYLFDFLSVDEQLKMNIAEYYFSKKLYNQALELFIEIEKETTPTAALYQKIGYSYQQTSQLFQALEAYKKADLIQPDDYWTLRKMALCYRLTGNAKKALETYKHIDFIKPDQLSVLLQIANGLIEMKKTDEALKVLLKLNEDFEENIKVWRAIILCSFKARNLQQANYFCELLLEKPDLTAYDYVISAHIDWCLQDTKKALSQYKQGLELCQNKWEDFIALFLQDKESLKANGIDEQEIPLILDGIDYSR; encoded by the coding sequence ATGACATCCAACGAAGTACAAAATATTTACAAACAAATACTCATAGTTCTTTCAAAAGGAAAATTAAAATTTGCTTTTGAGAAAACAAGAGAACTGAATGCAGAACTTAAATCTCCCTCGATTAACGACAGATTAAACGAGATGGAAGAAAATTATACGTTTATGTTGAAGTATTTTTTGGAAGGAGTAAAAGACACGGAACGAAAATCACTGCTGAATAAACTTATAACACAATTATTTTCCATCACTTCACAACTTCGCGATGAACTTCTCACACGCGATTCTTCCAACTTTGAATTTTCACAAAAAAGATATTTTCCTTTTATGCCTCAATGGACAAACCAAGAAATTATGGAGGGGCTAAAAAGAAAAGAAAAATTAGCTCAATTTGAAAGTTCGGAAGGAGATTTCTCGCAGCAAGAAGCAAATATTGAAATTAAATTCGAGCAAATTACAAATTATTTATTCAATTATTTTTGGCTTACATCCAATTATGAAACAGGAAACAAAATAGAGATTTTCCGTTTCATCATCAACGATAATTACACCGATTTTGTTGCAAAATCATTGGTAATTTCCGGTTTAACATTAAATCTTTGGCGCACATTCGATGAACAAAAACTCGAATTGCTGATTGATGCTTGTCAATCTTCGGAAATAAACACAAAACAACGCGCTTTAGTGGGTTTATGTTTTGTATTGGCAAAATATAACCGTTTCCTGCCCTATTTTCCTGCCATAAGAAATCGTTTAGTACTTTTGACCGATGATACTTCAACAGCTTCTAATTTGCAAAACATTATCATTCAAATAATTGCAACTACCGAAACCGAAGAAATTTCCCGCAAATTACAGGAGGAAATTTTTCCGGAACTGATGAAACTTCGTCCGATGATGAATGAAAATTTAGATGCTGAAAATTTGATGAATTTAGATGAGTGGGCAGAACAAAATCCGGAATGGGAAGAGATGATGGAAAAAAGCGGCGTAGCCGACAAAATGAAAGAATTTGCCGATATGCAAATGGAAGGCGCCGATGTATATATGAGTACGTTTTCTATGCTTAAATCTTTCCCGTTTTTTAATTTTCTCTCAAACTGGTTTATTCCTTTCGACTCTGAAAATAATGCGGTGAAGCCACTTTTTAATGACAATGAAAAATCGTTGATAACGGCTTTTTTGAGCTCAAACATTATGTGCGATTCCGACAGATATTCGTTTTGTTTAAGCGTATTACAAATGCCTGAAATGCAACGGAATATGATGAAACAATCGTTTAACGAAGCCGCGGAGCAAATGGACGAAATGAATAAGGATGAAGCGTTGCATTCGCCTCACATTCAAGCCAATAATATCTCAAAACATTATATTCAGGGACTTTTCCGTTTCTTTAAATTATTCCCGCAACGGAACGATTTTGCCGATATGTTTTCCATTTCGTTGATATTACACAAATCATATCTATTTGATTTTTTGTCGGTTGACGAACAGTTAAAAATGAATATTGCCGAGTATTATTTTTCTAAAAAATTATACAATCAAGCGTTGGAATTATTCATCGAAATAGAAAAAGAAACAACGCCAACAGCTGCTTTATATCAAAAAATCGGATATTCTTATCAGCAAACTTCACAGCTTTTCCAAGCGCTGGAAGCATATAAAAAAGCCGATTTAATTCAACCCGACGATTATTGGACATTGCGGAAAATGGCGCTTTGTTATCGCTTGACAGGAAATGCCAAAAAAGCGTTGGAAACTTACAAACATATTGATTTTATCAAACCCGATCAATTGTCTGTGTTATTGCAAATTGCAAATGGTTTGATTGAGATGAAAAAAACGGATGAAGCATTAAAAGTATTGTTGAAACTGAATGAAGATTTCGAGGAAAACATTAAAGTGTGGCGGGCAATTATTCTTTGCTCGTTTAAAGCCCGAAATTTACAACAAGCCAATTATTTTTGTGAACTTCTACTTGAAAAGCCCGATTTAACTGCCTACGATTATGTAATTTCCGCCCACATTGACTGGTGCTTGCAAGACACAAAAAAAGCCCTTTCACAGTATAAACAGGGCTTAGAATTATGTCAAAATAAATGGGAAGATTTTATAGCTTTATTTTTACAAGACAAAGAATCACTCAAGGCAAATGGAATTGATGAGCAGGAAATTCCTTTGATTTTAGATGGAATAGATTACTCTCGTTGA
- a CDS encoding conserved membrane hypothetical protein (Evidence 4 : Unknown function but conserved in other organisms): MRKIVFFFLMVLTTTVFSQIQVSDSAKISLITCSPGKAVYEQFGHTAIRYLDSATGADLMFNYGMFNFDKPNFYGKFIKGETYYELGVYNSEYFFPEYKQRNSQVTEQELNLTKEEKQKLMNALLLNYQPENKKYLYNFIFDNCATRPRVKIEETLGTEKVIYSPKHTHYYTFRHWIGNYVGFYSWTKFGIDLLLGKEADRIASKMEATFLPEDLMEEFSEAQVKSADGKIRPLVKSEKILVEKKPEFPIDPHIYQNPSWVTLFILLIGLFVTYFELIKKKNWKIFDSLLLIITGLGGLIIFYLMFFSIHPLVKSNFNILWCNPFNIFVGVILWFRKFRKTTLFFQLANVLLFAGAFIVFLFSIQHINAAAVPFILLLLTRSVFWIFKERNVLRKRA; the protein is encoded by the coding sequence ATGCGGAAAATAGTTTTTTTCTTTTTGATGGTTTTAACCACAACTGTTTTTTCTCAAATTCAAGTAAGCGATTCAGCTAAAATAAGTTTAATAACATGTTCGCCGGGAAAAGCGGTGTATGAACAATTTGGACACACCGCCATTCGTTATTTAGATTCTGCTACAGGCGCCGATTTGATGTTCAACTACGGAATGTTTAATTTTGATAAACCCAATTTCTACGGTAAATTCATAAAAGGCGAAACCTATTATGAATTGGGCGTTTACAACTCCGAATATTTTTTCCCGGAATATAAACAGCGTAATTCGCAAGTTACCGAGCAGGAACTCAATCTCACAAAAGAAGAAAAGCAGAAATTAATGAATGCTTTGCTTTTAAATTATCAGCCGGAGAACAAAAAATACCTTTATAATTTTATTTTTGACAATTGCGCAACGCGTCCGCGAGTAAAAATTGAAGAAACGCTCGGAACGGAAAAAGTGATTTATTCTCCTAAGCATACTCATTATTATACTTTCCGTCATTGGATTGGAAATTATGTTGGTTTTTACTCTTGGACAAAATTTGGGATAGATTTGCTGCTTGGAAAAGAAGCGGATCGTATTGCCAGTAAAATGGAGGCGACTTTTTTACCTGAAGATTTGATGGAAGAATTTAGTGAAGCGCAAGTTAAGTCTGCTGACGGCAAAATTCGTCCGTTGGTAAAATCAGAAAAAATATTAGTAGAAAAAAAACCTGAATTTCCCATCGATCCACATATATATCAAAATCCGTCTTGGGTAACTTTATTCATTTTATTGATAGGATTATTTGTTACTTATTTTGAATTGATTAAAAAGAAAAACTGGAAGATTTTTGATAGCTTACTGCTTATTATCACCGGATTAGGCGGTCTAATTATTTTTTATTTGATGTTTTTTTCAATTCATCCTCTGGTGAAGTCCAATTTTAATATTTTATGGTGTAATCCTTTCAATATTTTTGTAGGAGTTATTTTGTGGTTCCGTAAATTTAGAAAAACAACTTTATTTTTTCAATTGGCAAATGTGTTGCTTTTCGCAGGAGCATTTATTGTGTTTCTTTTCTCTATTCAACATATCAATGCGGCGGCTGTTCCTTTCATTTTATTGTTGCTGACCAGGTCGGTTTTTTGGATTTTTAAAGAAAGAAACGTCTTAAGAAAAAGAGCATAA
- a CDS encoding putative lipoprotein (Evidence 3 : Putative function from multiple computational evidences), translated as MKKILFVFISTLFFLSGIAANKVTVIVKNPISTQRNNEIVEINMEKIIAKLGLKESETLIVLDAKSKQIPYQLASCNGKKNKLLIFPATVKGYGTSIYAIQKGTPEKFDPKVYGRLVPERKDDYAWENDKIAFRVYGPALQATGEISSGIDVWAKRTDKLIVNKWYADDLAERQSYHEDHGEGLDMYKVGPTLGAGATTPYINGKLWYSKNFVKSEMLDIGPLRMTVELTYAPFKADKDEITETKIISLDAGSQLNKVEVNYSADAKLIPVATGIVMRNSKEEETYIPENKNYFLHAEPKDSINGTLYEAVIGKQPFTNIEIKEEHILGFQNVNSEEKYIYYQGAGWNKWGFPAFDDWKKYVKEFTEKLKNPLIIKVK; from the coding sequence ATAATGAAATTGTAGAAATTAACATGGAAAAGATAATTGCAAAACTGGGATTGAAAGAAAGCGAAACACTTATTGTATTGGATGCAAAATCGAAACAAATTCCCTATCAGCTTGCAAGTTGTAACGGGAAAAAGAATAAACTTTTGATTTTCCCTGCCACCGTAAAAGGTTATGGAACTTCCATTTATGCCATTCAAAAAGGAACGCCGGAGAAATTTGACCCTAAAGTGTATGGAAGATTGGTTCCGGAACGGAAAGATGATTATGCGTGGGAAAATGACAAAATTGCTTTTCGTGTTTATGGACCCGCTTTGCAAGCCACAGGCGAAATAAGCAGTGGAATTGATGTTTGGGCAAAACGTACCGATAAATTAATTGTAAATAAATGGTACGCGGATGATTTGGCTGAAAGACAAAGTTATCACGAAGACCACGGAGAAGGATTGGATATGTACAAAGTAGGTCCTACTTTAGGAGCGGGCGCTACAACTCCTTACATTAACGGTAAACTTTGGTATAGCAAAAATTTTGTAAAAAGTGAAATGCTTGATATCGGTCCGTTGCGTATGACTGTAGAATTGACTTATGCTCCTTTCAAAGCCGATAAGGATGAAATTACGGAAACCAAAATTATCTCACTGGATGCAGGAAGTCAATTAAATAAAGTTGAAGTAAATTACAGCGCGGATGCCAAATTAATTCCCGTTGCAACCGGAATTGTAATGCGAAATTCTAAAGAAGAAGAAACATATATCCCTGAAAATAAAAATTATTTTCTACATGCCGAACCTAAAGACAGCATCAACGGAACGCTTTATGAAGCAGTGATTGGGAAACAACCTTTTACTAACATAGAGATAAAAGAGGAACATATTCTTGGCTTTCAAAACGTAAACTCTGAAGAGAAGTATATTTATTATCAAGGTGCGGGATGGAATAAATGGGGTTTCCCTGCATTTGACGATTGGAAAAAATACGTAAAAGAATTTACTGAAAAACTGAAAAATCCATTAATAATTAAAGTGAAATAA